In the Gossypium arboreum isolate Shixiya-1 chromosome 10, ASM2569848v2, whole genome shotgun sequence genome, one interval contains:
- the LOC108488349 gene encoding plasma membrane ATPase 4-like isoform X1, which yields MAETSVGLEDIKNETIDLERIPVHEVFQKLKCTRDGLSSEEGQKRLHIFGPNKLEEKQESKVLKFLGFMWNPLSWVMEIAAIMAIALANGGGKPPDWQDFIGIVALLLINSTISFIEENNAGNAAAALMAGLAPKTKVLRDGKWSEQEAAILVPGDIISIKLGDIVPADARLLEGDPLKIDQSALTGESLPVNKNAGDEVFSGSTVKQGELEAIVIATGVHTFFGKAAHLVDSTNNVGHFQQVLTAIGNFCICSIGVGMLIEIVVMYPIQQRRYRDGIDNLLVLLIGGIPIAMPTVLSVTMAIGSHRLSQQGAITKRMTAIEEMAGMDVLCSDKTGTLTLNKLTVDKSLVEVFTNDVDKDMVILLAARASRVENQDAIDACIVGMLGDPKEARAGITEVHFFPFNPVDKRTAMTYIKADGSWHRVSKGAPEQIIDLCNLRDDVKRRAHDIIANFADRGLRSLAVARQTVKEKNKDAQGEAWEFVGILPLFDPPRHDSAETIRRALNLGVNVKMITGDQLAIGKETGRRLGMGTNMYPSSALLGQNKGDTIDTIGVDELIEKADGFAGVFPGMFMFIFLNHYFPHSEHKYEIVKRLQQRNHICGMTGDGVNDAPALKKADIGIAVDDATDAARGASDIVLTEPGLSVIVSAVLTSRAIFQRMKNYTIYAVSITVRIVLGFMLIALIWKFDFSPFMVLIIAILNDGTIMTISKDRVKPSPMPDSWKLKEIFATGIVLGTYLACMTVVFFWAANDSNFFQDKFGVRSIRHNQDELTAAIYLQVSIVSQALIFVTRSRSWSFIERPGLLLVVAFILAQLIATLLAVYANWGFARIKGIGWGWAGVIWLYSLVFYVPLDVLKFLIRYSLSGKAWDNLLQSKTAFTTKKDYGKGEREAQWAMAQRTLHGLTPPEMTQLYNEETNYRELSEIAEQARKRAEVARLRELHTLKGHVESVVKLKGLDIDTIQQHYTV from the exons ATGGCGGAAACCAGCGTCGGCTTGGAAGATATCAAGAATGAGACCATCGACCTT GAGCGAATTCCTGTCCATGAAGTGTTTCAAAAGTTGAAATGCACCAGAGATGGCTTATCAAGTGAGGAAGGCCAAAAAAGGCTGCATATCTTTGGTCCTAACAAGCTTGAAGAGAAACAG GAAAGCAAGGTTTTGAAGTTCTTGGGATTTATGTGGAATCCTCTGTCATGGGTGATGGAGATTGCAGCTATTATGGCCATTGCTTTGGCTAATGGAGGA GGCAAGCCCCCAGACTGGCAAGACTTCATTGGTATTGTGGCATTGCTCTTGATCAATTCAACTATTAGCTTCATTGAAGAAAACAATGCAGGCAATGCTGCTGCAGCACTTATGGCTGGTCTTGCCCCCAAAACAAAG GTCCTAAGAGATGGAAAGTGGAGCGAGCAAGAAGCTGCGATACTGGTACCAGGAGACATCATCAGCATTAAGTTGGGAGATATTGTCCCTGCAGATGCACGTCTCCTTGAAGGTGATCCACTCAAGATTGATCAGTCCGCCCTTACTGGTGAGTCTTTGCCTGTAAACAAGAATGCAGGGGATGAGGTATTCTCTGGTTCTACCGTCAAGCAAGGGGAGTTAGAGGCTATTGTTATTGCCACCGGCGTGCACACTTTTTTCGGAAAAGCTGCTCACCTTGTTGACAGCACCAACAACGTAGGGCACTTCCAGCAG GTGTTGACAGCAATTGGAAACTTCTGTATATGCTCAATTGGGGTAGGGATGCTTATTGAGATAGTGGTGATGTATCCAATCCAACAGCGCAGGTACAGAGACGGAATCGATAATCTGCTGGTGCTTCTCATTGGAGGAATTCCAATTGCCATGCCAACAGTTTTATCTGTGACAATGGCCATTGGATCTCACCGGCTTTCACAACAAGGAGCTATCACTAAGAGAATGACAGCTATTGAAGAAATGGCCGGAATGGATGTACTCTGCAGTGATAAAACTGGGACACTTACTCTCAACAAGCTTACTGTAGACAAGTCCTTAGTCGAG GTTTTCACAAACGATGTTGACAAGGACATGGTTATTCTACTAGCGGCAAGGGCTTCCAGGGTTGAGAATCAAGATGCTATTGATGCCTGTATTGTTGGAATGCTAGGTGATCCAAAAGAG GCCAGAGCAGGTATTACCGAGGTCCATTTCTTTCCGTTTAACCCAGTAGACAAGCGTACAGCCATGACATATATCAAGGCTGACGGTAGTTGGCATCGAGTCAGCAAAGGTGCTCCAGAGCAG ATTATTGATCTATGCAATCTCCGAGATGATGTGAAGAGGAGAGCTCATGATATCATTGCTAACTTTGCAGATCGAGGGCTTCGCTCTCTTGCTGTGGCTAGACAA ACTGTGAAAGAAAAAAACAAGGATGCTCAAGGAGAAGCATGGGAATTTGTGGGTATACTGCCACTGTTTGATCCTCCAAGGCATGACAGTGCGGAGACAATTCGTCGGGCTCTAAATCTCGGTGTCAATGTCAAGATGATCACTGGTGATCAACTAGCCATTGGCAAAGAAACTGGTCGCAGGCTCGGTATGGGAACCAACATGTATCCATCATCTGCTCTCCTTGGCCAAAATAAGGGTGACACAATCGATACGATTGGTGTTGATGAGCTTATTGAGAAGGCTGATGGCTTTGCAGGCGTTTTCCCTGGTATGTTCATGTTTATTTTTCTGAA TCACTATTTTCCTCATTCAGAGCACAAATATGAGATTGTTAAGAGGCTACAGCAAAGGAATCATATTTGTGGCATGACTGGAGATGGTGTGAATGATGCACCAGCGCTTAAGAAGGCAGACATTGGAATTGCAGTGGATGATGCAACTGATGCAGCTCGTGGTGCATCAGATATAGTGCTAACAGAACCAGGACTTAGTGTCATTGTGAGTGCTGTTCTAACAAGCAGAGCCATATTTCAGAGAATGAAAAACTATACCATCTATGCCGTCTCCATTACTGTCCGAATCGTGTTAGGGTTTATGCTCATTGCTCTTATTTGGAAGTTCGATTTTTCGCCTTTCATGGTTTTGATCATTGCCATACTGAACGATGGAACCATTATGACCATTTCCAAGGACAGGGTTAAGCCATCTCCTATGCCTGACTCATGGAAGCTCAAGGAGATATTTGCCACCGGCATTGTCCTCGGTACCTACCTTGCTTGCATGACTGTTGTTTTCTTCTGGGCTGCTAACGATTCCAACTTCTTTCAG GACAAGTTTGGGGTAAGATCCATTAGGCACAATCAAGATGAACTTACAGCTGCTATCTACCTCCAAGTGAGTATAGTGAGTCAGGCACTCATTTTTGTCACTCGTTCTCGAAGTTGGTCTTTCATCGAACGTCCTGGTCTTCTCCTCGTGGTTGCCTTCATTTTGGCCCAACTC ATAGCTACACTCCTTGCTGTTTATGCAAACTGGGGCTTTGCCAGAATCAAAGGCATTGGCTGGGGTTGGGCTGGCGTTATCTGGCTCTACAGTCTAGTCTTCTACGTCCCACTTGACGTACTCAAGTTCTTGATTCGCTATTCTTTGAGTGGAAAGGCTTGGGATAATTTACTTCAAAGCAAG ACTGCCTTCACAACAAAGAAGGATTATGGAAAAGGAGAGAGGGAAGCACAATGGGCAATGGCACAACGCACCCTTCATGGCTTGACACCACCTGAAATGACACAGCTCTACAACGAGGAGACCAACTATAGAGAACTGTCAGAGATTGCTGAACAAGCAAGGAAGCGTGCCGAAGTAGCAAGGTTGAGGGAACTTCATACACTCAAAGGGCACGTTGAATCTGTAGTTAAACTCAAAGGACTCGACATTGACACCATCCAACAGCACTACACTGTTTGA
- the LOC108488349 gene encoding ATPase 9, plasma membrane-type-like isoform X2 codes for MAETSVGLEDIKNETIDLERIPVHEVFQKLKCTRDGLSSEEGQKRLHIFGPNKLEEKQESKVLKFLGFMWNPLSWVMEIAAIMAIALANGGGKPPDWQDFIGIVALLLINSTISFIEENNAGNAAAALMAGLAPKTKVLRDGKWSEQEAAILVPGDIISIKLGDIVPADARLLEGDPLKIDQSALTGESLPVNKNAGDEVFSGSTVKQGELEAIVIATGVHTFFGKAAHLVDSTNNVGHFQQVLTAIGNFCICSIGVGMLIEIVVMYPIQQRRYRDGIDNLLVLLIGGIPIAMPTVLSVTMAIGSHRLSQQGAITKRMTAIEEMAGMDVLCSDKTGTLTLNKLTVDKSLVEVFTNDVDKDMVILLAARASRVENQDAIDACIVGMLGDPKEARAGITEVHFFPFNPVDKRTAMTYIKADGSWHRVSKGAPEQIIDLCNLRDDVKRRAHDIIANFADRGLRSLAVARQTVKEKNKDAQGEAWEFVGILPLFDPPRHDSAETIRRALNLGVNVKMITGDQLAIGKETGRRLGMGTNMYPSSALLGQNKGDTIDTIGVDELIEKADGFAGVFPEHKYEIVKRLQQRNHICGMTGDGVNDAPALKKADIGIAVDDATDAARGASDIVLTEPGLSVIVSAVLTSRAIFQRMKNYTIYAVSITVRIVLGFMLIALIWKFDFSPFMVLIIAILNDGTIMTISKDRVKPSPMPDSWKLKEIFATGIVLGTYLACMTVVFFWAANDSNFFQDKFGVRSIRHNQDELTAAIYLQVSIVSQALIFVTRSRSWSFIERPGLLLVVAFILAQLIATLLAVYANWGFARIKGIGWGWAGVIWLYSLVFYVPLDVLKFLIRYSLSGKAWDNLLQSKTAFTTKKDYGKGEREAQWAMAQRTLHGLTPPEMTQLYNEETNYRELSEIAEQARKRAEVARLRELHTLKGHVESVVKLKGLDIDTIQQHYTV; via the exons ATGGCGGAAACCAGCGTCGGCTTGGAAGATATCAAGAATGAGACCATCGACCTT GAGCGAATTCCTGTCCATGAAGTGTTTCAAAAGTTGAAATGCACCAGAGATGGCTTATCAAGTGAGGAAGGCCAAAAAAGGCTGCATATCTTTGGTCCTAACAAGCTTGAAGAGAAACAG GAAAGCAAGGTTTTGAAGTTCTTGGGATTTATGTGGAATCCTCTGTCATGGGTGATGGAGATTGCAGCTATTATGGCCATTGCTTTGGCTAATGGAGGA GGCAAGCCCCCAGACTGGCAAGACTTCATTGGTATTGTGGCATTGCTCTTGATCAATTCAACTATTAGCTTCATTGAAGAAAACAATGCAGGCAATGCTGCTGCAGCACTTATGGCTGGTCTTGCCCCCAAAACAAAG GTCCTAAGAGATGGAAAGTGGAGCGAGCAAGAAGCTGCGATACTGGTACCAGGAGACATCATCAGCATTAAGTTGGGAGATATTGTCCCTGCAGATGCACGTCTCCTTGAAGGTGATCCACTCAAGATTGATCAGTCCGCCCTTACTGGTGAGTCTTTGCCTGTAAACAAGAATGCAGGGGATGAGGTATTCTCTGGTTCTACCGTCAAGCAAGGGGAGTTAGAGGCTATTGTTATTGCCACCGGCGTGCACACTTTTTTCGGAAAAGCTGCTCACCTTGTTGACAGCACCAACAACGTAGGGCACTTCCAGCAG GTGTTGACAGCAATTGGAAACTTCTGTATATGCTCAATTGGGGTAGGGATGCTTATTGAGATAGTGGTGATGTATCCAATCCAACAGCGCAGGTACAGAGACGGAATCGATAATCTGCTGGTGCTTCTCATTGGAGGAATTCCAATTGCCATGCCAACAGTTTTATCTGTGACAATGGCCATTGGATCTCACCGGCTTTCACAACAAGGAGCTATCACTAAGAGAATGACAGCTATTGAAGAAATGGCCGGAATGGATGTACTCTGCAGTGATAAAACTGGGACACTTACTCTCAACAAGCTTACTGTAGACAAGTCCTTAGTCGAG GTTTTCACAAACGATGTTGACAAGGACATGGTTATTCTACTAGCGGCAAGGGCTTCCAGGGTTGAGAATCAAGATGCTATTGATGCCTGTATTGTTGGAATGCTAGGTGATCCAAAAGAG GCCAGAGCAGGTATTACCGAGGTCCATTTCTTTCCGTTTAACCCAGTAGACAAGCGTACAGCCATGACATATATCAAGGCTGACGGTAGTTGGCATCGAGTCAGCAAAGGTGCTCCAGAGCAG ATTATTGATCTATGCAATCTCCGAGATGATGTGAAGAGGAGAGCTCATGATATCATTGCTAACTTTGCAGATCGAGGGCTTCGCTCTCTTGCTGTGGCTAGACAA ACTGTGAAAGAAAAAAACAAGGATGCTCAAGGAGAAGCATGGGAATTTGTGGGTATACTGCCACTGTTTGATCCTCCAAGGCATGACAGTGCGGAGACAATTCGTCGGGCTCTAAATCTCGGTGTCAATGTCAAGATGATCACTGGTGATCAACTAGCCATTGGCAAAGAAACTGGTCGCAGGCTCGGTATGGGAACCAACATGTATCCATCATCTGCTCTCCTTGGCCAAAATAAGGGTGACACAATCGATACGATTGGTGTTGATGAGCTTATTGAGAAGGCTGATGGCTTTGCAGGCGTTTTCCCTG AGCACAAATATGAGATTGTTAAGAGGCTACAGCAAAGGAATCATATTTGTGGCATGACTGGAGATGGTGTGAATGATGCACCAGCGCTTAAGAAGGCAGACATTGGAATTGCAGTGGATGATGCAACTGATGCAGCTCGTGGTGCATCAGATATAGTGCTAACAGAACCAGGACTTAGTGTCATTGTGAGTGCTGTTCTAACAAGCAGAGCCATATTTCAGAGAATGAAAAACTATACCATCTATGCCGTCTCCATTACTGTCCGAATCGTGTTAGGGTTTATGCTCATTGCTCTTATTTGGAAGTTCGATTTTTCGCCTTTCATGGTTTTGATCATTGCCATACTGAACGATGGAACCATTATGACCATTTCCAAGGACAGGGTTAAGCCATCTCCTATGCCTGACTCATGGAAGCTCAAGGAGATATTTGCCACCGGCATTGTCCTCGGTACCTACCTTGCTTGCATGACTGTTGTTTTCTTCTGGGCTGCTAACGATTCCAACTTCTTTCAG GACAAGTTTGGGGTAAGATCCATTAGGCACAATCAAGATGAACTTACAGCTGCTATCTACCTCCAAGTGAGTATAGTGAGTCAGGCACTCATTTTTGTCACTCGTTCTCGAAGTTGGTCTTTCATCGAACGTCCTGGTCTTCTCCTCGTGGTTGCCTTCATTTTGGCCCAACTC ATAGCTACACTCCTTGCTGTTTATGCAAACTGGGGCTTTGCCAGAATCAAAGGCATTGGCTGGGGTTGGGCTGGCGTTATCTGGCTCTACAGTCTAGTCTTCTACGTCCCACTTGACGTACTCAAGTTCTTGATTCGCTATTCTTTGAGTGGAAAGGCTTGGGATAATTTACTTCAAAGCAAG ACTGCCTTCACAACAAAGAAGGATTATGGAAAAGGAGAGAGGGAAGCACAATGGGCAATGGCACAACGCACCCTTCATGGCTTGACACCACCTGAAATGACACAGCTCTACAACGAGGAGACCAACTATAGAGAACTGTCAGAGATTGCTGAACAAGCAAGGAAGCGTGCCGAAGTAGCAAGGTTGAGGGAACTTCATACACTCAAAGGGCACGTTGAATCTGTAGTTAAACTCAAAGGACTCGACATTGACACCATCCAACAGCACTACACTGTTTGA